A stretch of DNA from Maridesulfovibrio sp.:
AGATCGCTTTTGAGGCTACCAGTGTGAAGATGAAAAAGGCCGTGAGTACGCAAAGAGCGACCAGCATGGACATGCCGAAATAGACACACCACGCGGTCAGGAGCGCCCCGGAGAGAATGAGCCCCCAGAAAGAGAAGCGCAGAGACATCCATTCCGCTTCCCCTTGAGTGGACTGCGCCCCGAAGGCCTCGCGCACGGTCTGGACCAGATGCTGCCGCGCCAGCCAGACAATGAAGCAGAAAAAGACCAGATACGCTCCGATCATCTGTGTTTCTTCCGGTCTGGTCAGGGTCGGTCCGAAGGTTATTCCGAGTGCCGAAGCCGGAATGTTCAGCCCGGCAACGTTCAGGATTCCGTAGAAAAGTCCTCCGAGCAGGAAGAAGAACCAGAAGCTGAAGGAAATCTGGCGGGAGGCCAGAAAAGCGAATCCGACAAAGGCCGGATAGAAGTATATTTTCAGTTTGTAGAAACCTGAAAACAGGCCGGTTTTTGCAAAATACTGCCCGGCCAGAATAAGGGTCGGAACTTCCGGAACCGAAGGAATATAGAAGTGCAGACCGTTCAGCAGGTGCAGGCAGATGCAGAATATCAATCCGGACAGGAAAAACTTGTTGGTAAGAAATGCTCCGTAAAGCCCTTGATCAAGGGCTTCTTCCATGAATCTCGGCAACTGCAGCAGGGGGAAGTTAATGCGTTCGTTTTCCACCCATTGACGGCTGAATATGTTGGTCAGGCAGAGCATCATGAAGTAGCAGAGCAGGATGAATATTCCCCACCACATAAGCGGAGTGATCCACGCCGACCACGGGATAGCGCTGAAAACATCCAGGTTGTCCATGAAGGGACCGCCCTTGATGCCGTTGTAAAGCTCTTCCACGGCCTTGGGGTCGGTCGGATGGAGTTGTGCCGGGATAATCGGCTGCAGAATTTCTTTCCACCTGTTGCCGATGGTGGCGAAATGGAACGGTGCTGTGAGGTTGATGAAGAATGTTCTGGCAAGCCCGGTGTAGGATATTCCGGAGACAATTACGGTCAGAATCCACACCGTCATGAGGTCCAGGCCGGTCATGAGCGGGCGGCTGCGCAATATTTTACGGTGCAGAGCCGAAAATGCGGTCAGCCAGGCCAGAATAAAGAACGGTGCCAGCGGAAAATGTCCTCCGGCCAGCGGTGTGGCATTCAGGTAAGCGTTGTTGAAGGGCGTAACGGCGCAGATTATCAGCCCGAAGAATATGCCCAGCACAATTGCCCGTTTGCGTATTTTACCTTGCATTTGAAAATCCCTTATTTACAGGTCCGCAAGAGTTTTCTTTGTATTAAGCCCCGTGAATCCGAAGGCCATCATTTCCGGTATCTTGTCGCGGAAGGACTGCTGTTTTTCCGGATCAAGCGAGCGCCAGATGAGGAACTGCTTCCTGATGGCGTTGATGAAATCCTTGTTCAACCGTTTCCAGGCCCCGACTTCACCGGATTCTCTGGTGATTATCAGGACGGTCTCCAGAAATTGCGGATGGACCTTTGCCGGCCTGAATCGTAATTCAACCTGCTGTTTGACACCGAAATCGAAAGGTGCCAGCCAGACCCGGACGTTGAACCGAAAACAGGTGATGTGATCCGGGCATCCGTCCAGCAGGTCGCAGGAGGACTTGGGAAGCGGTTCCTTGCCGAAGTTCACTTCTATTTCGGAAGTGGAGAACAGCCCGTGCGAGACGTCCGTATGGGCTTCGAGATATTCCAGCAGGAAACCTCCGGCATCCTTCTGTTCTTCATGCTTGAGCAGGAAGGGCAGGGTGGCTTCGATTGAATTCGTTTCGGTTTCCGGCATTTTCCACGATCTGTTGACATCGGGGATGGCTATGTTTGCAGCAACCTTCGAGGGGTAGATAACCGAGATAAGTGTTACGGCTATGACCAGGATCATTGCCGCCACACCGGCCATGGATGAGTAGTTGGCGGTCATTCCGGCCCAGAGGGGAGTTCCGGCAAGCAGCCCGGAAGCGGTCTGGGCGATCAGGTATCCCACCACTACGCTGATCACCGCAAAGGCTATGGCCTCGGCTATGAAAAGGAAGGAAACGTGTGTCGGGGCCATACCGATGGAGGTATAGACCGCAATTTCCTTTTTGCGTTCATAGACACTGGTTATCATGGTGTTGAGCACAATAAGCGCGGAAATGATCAGCGGTATGATTATGTTGGGCACTCCGGAGTAGTTCATGCTGTCGGATGCCTGGCAGATGTATGTTCCGCTGTTGTCGCAGCTGAATATGGGCAGTCCGTAACGGTCCACCAGCCTGTTGACCGTGGACTGCGGAAATGTGCCTTTTACGGGGCCGATTGCCACGGCCTTGAGGCGTCCGCCCATGGACATGAGTGTGTCGTAGGGGATGATCGCGGTCACTTCTCCGGGAATGTGTGTGTAGCGTCCCTGGAAGGTATCAATATCCTCACCGGACTCAATGGCCTCCGCCTCCACTTCGCTGAGTTCCTGCGCCGCTGCGGAGGGAAAGATGACCGGCGTCATAGGTTCCCCGTCCAGATCCTGATGTTCGGTGAATTTATCGCCGTCAAAGATTCCGCTCAGTTTGAAATTGCAGCCCCAGACCTGAACGGTATCACCGGCCTTGGCGCCGAGCCTTTCTGCTGTTTTCCGCGAAAGCAGAATCTGGGCTTCAACACCGGGCACAAGCCAGCTCCCGTCGACCATGATTTTGTCTATGCCGCTTACGGCCGGTTCTCTGCTGCTAAGCCCCACCAGCCCCTTGATTTCTTCATGCCTGCCTCCATAACTTACCGGAGTGACGGCAGGGGTGGTCTTATCATCCAGTTCCATCCATGCGCGAGGGACGACAATGCCGCTTTCATCGAAGTCGTTGGTGACGATTCCGAAGGTCTCTCGCGGCAGGTCCTTCCAGCCCAGATTTTTCATGAACAGGCCGAAATACGGCTTGCTTTCGCTGAAAAGAACGTAAGTGTGTTCACGCAGGGACTTCACTGCCGTGAAACTCATGATGGTGAAGGTCAGAATGATCAGGGTCAGGCAGGTCAGGAATGTCCTGATTTTTCTGCGCCGCAGGTTGCTTACCCCGATAACGAAAGCGGAGGTGAAGGCCTTCCACTTGCTTATCTCGGAAGTCTGGGTCCTGTGGGCTCGCTGCTGCAGCAGGATCATTTCCTTTTCAAAGCGGAAGAAAATGATCAGCGAAACCATGACCGAAAGTCCGAGAATGAAGAAGGCCAGGATTACGACCATGGGGCTGTAGGTCAGCTGGAAGGCCGGGTGCACGGAGTAGATGACCGCGATAACGGCTGAAAGTATGGCCAGAAATCCGATGATGCGTTTGTGAATGTCCGCAAAGGAGAAGAGCACCCTCTCCATGCAGTAGGCGAATGGAATGAACAGGGCTATGTAGAACAGAACGCCGACAAGGACGTCCTTCTGGGTCTGATCCACATCAAGGTAGACGCGGGAGGCCAGTGCCCAGGCCTTGCGCGAGTCCTTCATGAAATCATCGTAACGCCTTTCCTTCCATGCCGTTCTGGCATTTTCCAGCGCCGTTGTACCCATTTTTTCCAGATCGCGGATGCGTGTGTTCACGATTCCGTGGGATTCCAGATTGCTGATGCGGGGCTTGAGCAGGTTCCACATATCCGCTGCCGCACGGTGGTCGGTGCAGGGGATTATGGGCCAGTCGTCAAGGGCATAGCCGTTACCGGCAGGATTGCCCGGCTTGGAATGGATCAGAATCATCTTGCGGTTCAGCACCGTATCCGAAAGGGTCATCTTAAGTGGAACATTGGGCTCCAGAAAGACGCTTGCTATGGTGGAAGACCTTGTGTCTATGCGGCTGTACCAGAAATGCATGGGGGCCGCATCGCGCGTTCCGTCCAGAACCTCGACCTTGGTCATGTAGCGGAATGTCCTCGGTGTTAGCAGGTCGAACAGTGTTGTCTGGCGGCAGCCGAACATGACCAGCTTGGTTTCCATGTCCAGCCTGTGCATTTTGACCCGGTAGGCGTTTTTGCCGGTCTGTTTTTTATCAATGGCCCAGATGATCCGCCCGTCATCGTTGTATTTGTATCCTTCGATGATTAGTTTGTGTTGGACCAGTTTTTTGGATGCCACGCCGCTGAACTGGAAATCTCCCTCGGAGTCGGCCATGGCGTAGAATCTGGTCATGCCCTGAAAGCCCATAAATATGGTTCCGGGTGCGGGCTGGTCAGCAAAAAGTTCTCCCTGACGGATGAATCTGGCCTTTCCGCTGAGGATGGAATAACCCTTGCGCGGTTTTTTGGTGGTCAGTTCTCCGGGGGTTTCGGAAATTTTTCTGATCAGTCCTTCGATCAGTTCGGCCTGTTTTCCGACACCGGTCCAGTTTATTTTATCAACCGTGTCGAACGGGGTGCCCCAGTATGCCCGGCCGTCGTTGACCGTGGCAAACGTGAAAGCCAGATCACCGGCCATGGTTGCGATCTCGCTGCTGAACTGGGGACGGTCAAGCAGCCATGTCTGCCAGGGACGGGTTCTGTCCGGGCGCAGGGTATCACGGTACATGCCTTCCGTTCCGGTTGTTTTTTCAACCTCCGGAACCGCGTCCCCCAGGATGTTGTTTATGATAGAGAAGGTGCGAGACAGGTTTACCCTCGGGCGCAGCGCATAGAACCAGCCTTCGCCGAATGCGCCGACTCCTTCTCCGTGGCTGGAAAGATAGAGCGAAACAGTGCAGACCATCTCTTTGGAACGGACTACCTTGCGCAGCTCGCGCGCACTTCGGATGGCTTCAAGCTGCTGTTTGATATCGTGCTTTACTTTATAAACCCTGTCCCGGACATGGGGGAAAAGGTCTTTGACCGCAGCCAGCTCTTCGGACGGAAGGGTGGAATAATCTGTCTTCCATGAAATACGGCGGAGCAGCTTGCGCTTTGCATCAAGGCTTTCGATGTCCTGCGGGTTTGCATCTTCCTGCATGCGCAACTGCATCAGCTGCTTGCTTATGATGTCAACTTCGTCTTTGATCTGGTTTTTTAGGGCGGTATAGAGCAGTTCGTACAGTTCCGGATTCTCCACAGCCATTTCCGTGGCCAGCGGGTTGTCCATTTCAAGACCGTCCAGCACCATTGCTGCGTTGTCTTTCTTTTTACGCAGTTCGGCTTTTGCTTTTTTCAGGGTCTTGCTCTTGCCGGATACAGCTTCAACAAATTCGCGCATGCCGCGCAGCGACTGACCATGGCCGGTGGTTGCGAGCAGAAGTACCGATCTTTTGGGCGGATTGGCGGCAAGTTTTTTGCCTATTTCAATAAGGGAAGCCACGGAAAGAGCTTCGTCCGCGCCCGGTCCCTTACCAATAATGAAGGTTGAAGTGTCGTAGAACGCTTCTATTACAACCAACTGTTCCGCCATATCCGGATCACTGCCTTCAATGAGGCAGTAGACATTTTCCGATTCTGTTCTTTCCCACCTGCTTTCGGAGTGGACGAATCCTGAATCCGCAAGCAGTTTTTGAGAGCCGTCGGCAATCAGTCCCAGATCTTCGCGGGCACTGGCTTCTGTCATGTAGTAGCGCGGAAAATCAAGCGGGGATAACTCCAGCTTTTCGTTGAAGAAACCTTTGGCGGTAATCCCTTTGTCAACATAGATAAGCGCTGCCGCGCCCAGACTGGCCGCATTGAGCCAGTTTTTGCCGGAATCAAGGTCCATGAGCACAATGGCGTTTTTAACCGGCAGTCCGTTGAAATCGTCCAGATCTCCTTTGCCTACATATATTACCGGTCCCTTGACTCCGGCACGGGGTGTGGCCGGAGGCGTGATGGCATTGAATTTGGCAGCTTTGATGGAAGCCTTACGACCGTTGCCCAATGTGAAGGTCACGTCTCCGGAAACCATGGCCGGAGCCAGAAACAGATGTTTACCGGTCTTGAATCTGCCTAGTTCCTTGAATCTTTTTTCAATATAGTCCGCAGCCTTCAAGCTGCCTTTCGAGCCGAAGGAGCGGTCTCCGATTGAGGATAGGTCGGTGATGGTCTGGCGGTAAGCATCCGTGGAGAAGGCTGCTTCAGCCCGGACCGAAAGCAGCAGCACCGCGAAAACGGTCAGCAGTGCAGCGAGCGATCGTAAAACAGGTCTTTTAATCTCTGCCGGCATGGACATCTTGTGCAAGCCTCCGGGATCAGGCCATACGGATGCAGCCCACATCAATATTGAGCTGTTCGCGGTCTTCGATTTTCTTGATCATGCCGTCCTCGATCCAGACAACCCGGTCGGAGGCGTTGAGCATCTTGTAGTCATGCGTGGCTGTGATGATGGTTACTCCGCGTTCCTTGCTGAGATCGTTCATGAGCTTGATGATTTCTTCGCCGGTGGAGAGGTCCAGGTTACCGGTGGGTTCGTCCGCGAGAATGATGGCCGGGTCGTTGGCCAGAGATCTGGCTATGGCGACCCTCTGCTGCTGACCTCCGGAAAGTTCCTGCGGTTTGTGGTTGTATCTCTTGTTGAGCCCGACCAGATCAAGCAGTTCTATTCCCTTGGCCACGGCAGCATCATTGTGCACCCCGGCGAAAATCATGGGCAGGGTGATGTTTTCCAGTGCGGTCATTACCTGTATCAGGTTGAAGGTCTGAAAAATATAGCCGATCTTCCTGTTTCTGAGCCATGCGAGTTCAAAGGCGTCAAGCTGGGCGATATCCACTTCGTCAATGTAGACTTTTCCTTCCGAAGGCTTGTCGAGTCCTCCGATCATGTTGAACAGGGTGGATTTCCCTGAACCCGAAGGGCCCATGATGGACAGGTATTCCCCGGCGTAGATTTCCAGATCAACTCCTTTGAGAGCCTGGACATCGGTATTGCCGAGTTTGAAATTTTTTTTGACTCCGGAAACCCGGACGATTGTGTGCTGATCGGCCATATCGTTCGCCTTTGTAATTTCTTTTGGTTGGAGGAAATTTATTCTTCGACCCGCATGGCTTCAATCGGGCGCATGCGCGCGGCGATGAAGGCGGGATAGATGACTCCGAGCAGACTCAGACCGAACCCGACACCGACGGAATAGGCCATGGACAGTCCAGTTTCGCCTACAGGCAGCATAGTCAGGGCGCTGAAACCGAATCTGAGCATGCCGATGAGCAGGGCTATGACAGTGCCCAGCAGCGCCCCCAGAATGGAACCGGCCACTCCCTGCATGGAAGCTTCAAGCACGAAAAGGCGCAGCACGAAACTGTCCAGAGCCCCGAGGCATTTCATGGTGCCTATTTCCCTGAATCGTTCAGTCACGGCCATCAACTGGGCATTTATGATTCCGACAGTGCATACCAGCAGTGAAAGGATGACGATCCAGCGTTCCTTGGCACTTCCCCCGGCCTCGTATCCGCTCCTTTCAAGCTCTTTTACCAATCCGGGGTCACCGGAGTGGTACAGTCCGCTGGAAATATCCGAACCGACCAGAATATAGGCGAGAAAGGAAACCGCCAGAATCAGGCTGGTTACTGTTACCATGTTGCGCAGAAAACGCGACTTCAGACTTTTCAGACTGATTTCCAGCGACTTGTCGAACGGAAGCACCACCTGGGCCTCAATATCCATCGGCGAGTCCGGATCTTGGAATGGGATTCTCTTTTGCGACATAATATTTTCGTCGGTCAGCACCCGGAACAGTATCTGTTCCTGTATTAATGAATAAGTTCAGACCCCGGTTCATACAGGGCCTTCTGCTACTGTAACATTTTTGTTCAGTCCTGCTCTGTTACTGGGGCCGCGATTTTGGTTTTCACGACAGTATGTATATTAGATAGCTAAAATGTACTGAAATGCAAAGAGAAAATGTGCTTGGTCAGTTACGGAACGATGAAATATTTTCATCGGGAGTGGGGATACTAATCCTGTGGGCGGAAGTTTTCGGTCTGTGCAGCATGGGCAAGTCCGGGAGCTGCATTTGTGGGTCAGGATAACATTTCTCTGATATCTCTGATATGGAGCTCGGGAGTTTTTTTAATTTTTATAAGCAGGTAGTCTAGAAAGGCCAGTGCTGTCCTGTTCATTCTCTGGTGGTGCAGCATAAATCCGGCGTAATCGGTGCTGACCGCCTGTTTTATCTGTCTCTGCAGCTCGCTGATGCCCGCGGCCGGGGTTTTGGCCTTTACTGTGTGCAGGTCTATGTTGATAGGCAGGTCCGGAAGATTGTCCAGCGGGCAGGGAGAAACGTTGATGGATCTGGATATGGCAACAAAGCCGAGTTCCGCCAGACTGTTCATTGTTTCGCTGCTGCAGCGGTTCCAGGGAGGAGTGAAGAAAGGGCAGAAGTTCTCGCCGAGCAGACGGCCCAGCTTTTCTCTGCCTCTGCTGAGTTCCGCGGTAACTCTGCTTTGATTTCTGGAAGGTCCGAATTCGAATTTCTTTCCCTGTTTTTCACAATTTATGTGTCTGTATCCATGCTGGTGAAGGCACCACAGGCTCATATCTTTTCCTAGTACGCGGAAAAGCTCATTCATGCGCTGTTCGTTGACCCAGGCCGGAACAACAGCCAGAGACAGTGGCGCTTCGTGCTTTTTGAACACTTCGATCATTTCGGAAAACTGTCTGCCGGGATAGCCTATGTCATCGGCGCGAAAGAAAACATCGCAGCCGCCGGCAGGAACAGCTGTTTCCAGCTCTTTCCACCAGGTGTCGAAAGCTTCAATCAGTAAAGGAAGCGGGGTCTTCCATATGGACGCGACTGGTCTGTACGACATTAATTGTTTCCGGCTTTTCTTATGATCTCTGCAGAGTTGCCTGCGCCGTTAAGGTCTATACCATGATCAGGTGAAGTTCGATTACGAATCAGCAGGTTGTTTATAATATCTTCCATTCGGGAGATGGCAAGGTCTTCCTGTTTCAGGATATCCAGACGTATATGCCGGGAAATCTTTTCGGCGCGCATTGTCTGTTCGCGGTTGAAGGAAAAAGGGTACACCGCAGCCGGAATTCCGGAAGCAAGTATGTCCATGCAGGTGTTGTATCCGGCCATGGACACCATGGCATCACCGGCCATGAGCAGGTTGGTGAAGTCCGGGGCAAAGCGCTTGATCTTTATTCGGGTATTTTTTTCTGCCCTGTTACAGAGATTTTCGTATGCATCACTGTCCAGAAAAGGTCCGGTGAGCATCAGCAGCCTTGCATGCTGCGATTTTATGCTTGAAAAACCGTCAAGCACTGCGCTCATGAGTTCTCCACCGACCTTTCCGCCGCCTGCACTGGCGATGAGCAGCTTGTCTTCCCCGGTAAGTCCCATTTTGTCGCGAATTTCGCGTCGCGCTCCCTTTAATGGTTTGCGGGCGGCAAATCCGGTATAACGGCAGGGAATTTCTATCTTTTCCATATTGCCGAATGTTTCTTCAAGCGAGGCGATGGCGGGGTCGGAATGGATAAGGAGCATGTCAAAATATTTATTCAGGTATTTGATGACCCGTGCTTCGTGTTTGCCTCCGTCATCTCGTTCGACAAGGATATCCCGCAGAGAGCAGACCACCTTGACGTGGCCGAATCTGTCTTCCTTTATTGCATCTAATAGCGGGATAAGCTCAAAGCGGAAAGCCTTGCGTCCGAAGGGGAACAGTTCGATGAGAAAAACATCCGGACGTTCCTTTTCAAATATTCTGAAGAGTGTTTCCGTGCGTTCGGCCTTTACCTCTTCCAGATCCCGGTCCGGTTCGGTGGGCATGAGCGCCCCGAAATGTTCGTCCATGGCCAGCCCCGGCAACTGGCAGTATTTTATATTTGAAGGGATTTCCTGATCCGGACGTTCGCCTCCGGCTACGAAGATGACCTTTTCTCGTTCAAGTGCACGGGCTATTTCCAGGCTGCGAAAAAAATGTCCCATCCCTAAGACATGCTGGCAATAATGGACGATTTTCACTTTTGTTCCTGTTTAGGTGTTCCAGTTTTTAAAATTCCTGGATCAGACTTTGCGCTGAATATTCTGGGACCGCATCCCTGGCTGGCAATGCCTGTTGCGAGCCGTTGAAGATATTAAAATAATACAATGAAAGCGCAACTGTAAACCGGAACCTGATTATAATGTCTCATTCAGCCTGTCAATCGAGAGGGTTCCGTCCCATTTCAACCAGTGCAGCCTCCGCCGCTTGATGAGCTTCGGCTTGTCTGCCTTGAAGTCGTGGTTTGCCAGCTTGTAGATGATGGTCTTCATTATCCCTTCGTGTACCACGACAAGTACACGCGGTTCCTTTTTGTCCACCATGCGGGCAATTTCTACGGCACCTTCCTGCAGAGAACTGATTCCTCTGCTTGATGCCTCCATGCGGCTTTCGCCTTCGTCCGGGCGGAACTTCCATCCTTTTGCTATTTCCGCATCCAGCCTTCCGGGGAAGCGGGCATGCAGTTCGTCTGTCGTCAGCCCTGACCATGAACCCCAATCCTGTTCCCGCAGCCCCTTTAAGCGCAGGGCAGGCAGTTTCAGTCCTTCAGTTATGATGTCTGCTGTTTCAATAGCCCTGCCGAGGTCGCTGGTAATGACTGCGTCAAAGGAGGACGGATCAATTGTCTGCCTCCATCCGGCCGCAAGCTCGCGGCCATAGGCCGTCAGAGGAGAATCCATATGCCCCTGAATCCTGTTCTGTTCATTCCATTCGGTTACAGAATGCCTGATGATCGCTAGGCTGACTGTCTTCATTCCGGCCTCCGGTTATATGAGTTTCAGCAGTTGCTTTTCTACCTGTGCAAGGTTGGACCTGAGGTCAAATATACGTTTGATTCGTTTGGGAGCCGCTTTTTTCATGCGTTCCCGCAACTCCGTGTTGCGGACGATTTCCGTTATGTTCTCTGCCAGAGCCTGAATGTCTCCCTGAGGTGAGAGCAGACCTGTCTCCATGTGAGCTACAGCTTCGCTTGGGCCTCGCGTAGAGTAGGCCACCACCGGAAGACCTGCGCACTGCGCCTCAAGATAAACCATTCCAAGGGCTTCGTTTATTCCCGGAAACGCAAAGACATCCGCCGCACTGTAATAGCGGAACAGTTCTTTTCTGGGGATGCTTCCGAGAAAAACGATTTTTTCTCCGGCGACTTTCTCAGCCAGTTTTTCCAGCCGTGCCCGGGCTTCCCCTTCTCCAGCTATCAGCAGGCGCATATCCGGGGTATCTCCGGCAGCTGTTCCGAAAGCTTGTATAAGATCGGTTATGCTTTCGGCTTTTACATCTTCACGCAGCATTGCAACTGATATGAGGGTGGTCGTTTTGCCCAGTCCCAACTGGCTGCGGACATCCTTCCTGCTGTGCGGGCAGAAAGAAAAATCGTCCGTATTTATGCCGGGGTAAGTCCTTGATAGTTTTTCAGGTATTATAATTCTGGATAAATTGCAAAAATCTATTTCTTTGTTGGCGAATACATGGGCCGAGTATAGGAGGGCCTTCTTGTTTGCCATGTAGCCTGGCCATGTCCTGAAATTTCGTCTGTACTTGGTGGCGAAAACACCCTGGTATATTACGTAGGGAATGCCGAGCCGCTGAGATATTTCCGGCCCGTATAGGTCTGGGGATTTGTGGTAACTGTGGTAGGTTATCCATAGGTCCGGACGGAATTTTTCCATCCTTTCCAGTATCCTTCCATATTCAAAAAATACGGAAGGCCATCTTCCGGGGGATTCTATTATTTTCCAAAGGCGTTCGCGGCTGGCGATTTCTACCCGGTGTCCGCTGTCGATCAGGAAATCGCGCAATCCCCGTGCGATCATGAGATCGCCGGAAGGGACAGGATGATCCACGGGTTTATGTGGTGCAAAAAACGCTATCCGCATTGAATAAAGCCATGGTTAAATTTTCCGGAGCGGATGCGGATCGGCCGGTTTTTGCCCGGCCTGCATCGCAGATCAACCGGCCTTTATGCCGTAGAGTTCGTAGACATCGGCCAGTTTGTTGATCCAGTATTTGTTGTCGAAAATTTCGTGTACCCGTTCTTTCGCAGCCGGAATTACCGCCTGCCGCAGTTCCTGATCGGTGAGCATTTTTTCCATGGCTTCTGCCATTGAAGCATGATCTCCCGGTTCTACAAGCAGCCCGGTTTTGCCGTTTTCAATGAGTTCCGGTATGCCGGAAACCGTAGTTGCCACCACCGGTACGGACATGGCCATGGATTCCGCCAGAACGTTGGGAATGCCGTCGCGATCACCGTTTGAAGCTATTTCGCATCCAAGGGCGAACAGATCGGCCTTGCGGTAAAGCTCAAGCACTTCTTCGTGAGTTTTGGTACCGAGCCATGTGCATCGGTTTTCAATGCCAAGCTCCTTGAGCATGTTCAGGGTCTGTTCCCGTTCATCCCCGTCACCCACTATTTTATAGGAAAACTCAACGCCTTTTTCATCCAGTTCTTTGAGCGCCCTGAAGACCGTGGGCAATCCTTTTTTGGCAGTAAAGCGCGCAACGGTGAAAATTTCGTAAGGGCTGCCGCAGACCGGTTGCTTCCCGGAGCTGAACAGGTCAAGGTCAATGCCGTGGTAAACCTTGTGGATCGGTTTTCCTTCCGGGGCTATGGATTGCAGGTAGTTGCAGTTGTACCCCGTGCAGGTAACCGCGAATTTGGCCTCGGAGATTTTGGCGGTAATCTTTTCCGGCTTCTGGGTGTAGATGTCCTTGGCGTGGGCGGTGAAGCTGAACGGCAGCCCGGACAGCCTGCTCGCATTTCTGGCAACGGAGCAGGGGGAATGGGCGAAATGAGCGTGAAAGTGAAAAATATCCGAGCCGGGAAGTATCTTTTCTACAATGAATTCAGCCTGCAGCATGTGTTTGAATGACGCTTCGCTGCCCGTATCCGCATATGTTTTCCAGATGCTGTCAATACGTTTGGTGAATTCCGCGTCCTGACCGTAGCGGGGATCTCTGAGTCCGGCATCGAATTCCGGTGAACCGAATAATTGCTCCAGGCAGCCTTCCAGAGTTGAAGGAAGGTAGGATACTGCGGCCTTTATTTCCGAAATTGACTTGTGGGCGAAGTTTTCCCTCGGGCGGCGCATGGAAATGATGTGTATCTTAACACCGCGTTGTTCCAGCAGTCTGATTTCATTTGAGATGAATGTTTCGGAAATTCGGGGATACCCCTTGAGAATCATCGCAAGGACAGGTTGTTTCATTGTATTCATGTTGTTTATCTGCAATTTTTTTTGAAGTAGTCAACGCGCTGATGCATAACATCCAGACCGGTGAATTTGAAATTCTGTATCGCGTCCCTGATTTTTTCGGAATTGTTGAGCAGGGTGTCCACCTTCTCCATTATGGAGTCCGGGCCGAGTTCATGCCAGGGCAGGAAGTCTGCCAGATTCTGTTTTTTAAGTACCTGCGCCCGGATAGTCTGTTCAAGTCTGGGCGTTTCGCGGGGAATGATAAGGGCCACTTTCTTATGGGAAAGGATTTCGCAGAAGGTGTTGTAGCCTCCCATGCAGACCACAAGATCCGCGTTGCTGAACAGTTTCTCCATTCTTCTGTAAAAATGGTAGAAAGTCACGGACAGGTCTTTGGCTCTGGCGGACAGGTCATGACGCTGTTCCTTGGACATGAAGGGGCCGGTGACCATTATGGTTCGGAAA
This window harbors:
- a CDS encoding DUF6785 family protein; its protein translation is MQGKIRKRAIVLGIFFGLIICAVTPFNNAYLNATPLAGGHFPLAPFFILAWLTAFSALHRKILRSRPLMTGLDLMTVWILTVIVSGISYTGLARTFFINLTAPFHFATIGNRWKEILQPIIPAQLHPTDPKAVEELYNGIKGGPFMDNLDVFSAIPWSAWITPLMWWGIFILLCYFMMLCLTNIFSRQWVENERINFPLLQLPRFMEEALDQGLYGAFLTNKFFLSGLIFCICLHLLNGLHFYIPSVPEVPTLILAGQYFAKTGLFSGFYKLKIYFYPAFVGFAFLASRQISFSFWFFFLLGGLFYGILNVAGLNIPASALGITFGPTLTRPEETQMIGAYLVFFCFIVWLARQHLVQTVREAFGAQSTQGEAEWMSLRFSFWGLILSGALLTAWCVYFGMSMLVALCVLTAFFIFTLVASKAICQGGIAYFTLTAAPIDGLTAVFGNKFFGSAGIAIAAICQKVLFVDLRESLMPSLVHGSKINEWIRNKRMFLTGITVILILGMVVSFGAMLMVCYKYGIRELQLDWATRTSMTVYDNVVRIIQEPDRSSHWVTSFATLGAIIMFALVVAYNRLPWWPLHPIGYLTAYSSAMKILWFSFFLGWICNQLTLRYGGVGLFKRVRYLFFGLIMGDFLMGGAWALYGLYAGQSYQVLPG
- a CDS encoding FtsX-like permease family protein; protein product: MSMPAEIKRPVLRSLAALLTVFAVLLLSVRAEAAFSTDAYRQTITDLSSIGDRSFGSKGSLKAADYIEKRFKELGRFKTGKHLFLAPAMVSGDVTFTLGNGRKASIKAAKFNAITPPATPRAGVKGPVIYVGKGDLDDFNGLPVKNAIVLMDLDSGKNWLNAASLGAAALIYVDKGITAKGFFNEKLELSPLDFPRYYMTEASAREDLGLIADGSQKLLADSGFVHSESRWERTESENVYCLIEGSDPDMAEQLVVIEAFYDTSTFIIGKGPGADEALSVASLIEIGKKLAANPPKRSVLLLATTGHGQSLRGMREFVEAVSGKSKTLKKAKAELRKKKDNAAMVLDGLEMDNPLATEMAVENPELYELLYTALKNQIKDEVDIISKQLMQLRMQEDANPQDIESLDAKRKLLRRISWKTDYSTLPSEELAAVKDLFPHVRDRVYKVKHDIKQQLEAIRSARELRKVVRSKEMVCTVSLYLSSHGEGVGAFGEGWFYALRPRVNLSRTFSIINNILGDAVPEVEKTTGTEGMYRDTLRPDRTRPWQTWLLDRPQFSSEIATMAGDLAFTFATVNDGRAYWGTPFDTVDKINWTGVGKQAELIEGLIRKISETPGELTTKKPRKGYSILSGKARFIRQGELFADQPAPGTIFMGFQGMTRFYAMADSEGDFQFSGVASKKLVQHKLIIEGYKYNDDGRIIWAIDKKQTGKNAYRVKMHRLDMETKLVMFGCRQTTLFDLLTPRTFRYMTKVEVLDGTRDAAPMHFWYSRIDTRSSTIASVFLEPNVPLKMTLSDTVLNRKMILIHSKPGNPAGNGYALDDWPIIPCTDHRAAADMWNLLKPRISNLESHGIVNTRIRDLEKMGTTALENARTAWKERRYDDFMKDSRKAWALASRVYLDVDQTQKDVLVGVLFYIALFIPFAYCMERVLFSFADIHKRIIGFLAILSAVIAVIYSVHPAFQLTYSPMVVILAFFILGLSVMVSLIIFFRFEKEMILLQQRAHRTQTSEISKWKAFTSAFVIGVSNLRRRKIRTFLTCLTLIILTFTIMSFTAVKSLREHTYVLFSESKPYFGLFMKNLGWKDLPRETFGIVTNDFDESGIVVPRAWMELDDKTTPAVTPVSYGGRHEEIKGLVGLSSREPAVSGIDKIMVDGSWLVPGVEAQILLSRKTAERLGAKAGDTVQVWGCNFKLSGIFDGDKFTEHQDLDGEPMTPVIFPSAAAQELSEVEAEAIESGEDIDTFQGRYTHIPGEVTAIIPYDTLMSMGGRLKAVAIGPVKGTFPQSTVNRLVDRYGLPIFSCDNSGTYICQASDSMNYSGVPNIIIPLIISALIVLNTMITSVYERKKEIAVYTSIGMAPTHVSFLFIAEAIAFAVISVVVGYLIAQTASGLLAGTPLWAGMTANYSSMAGVAAMILVIAVTLISVIYPSKVAANIAIPDVNRSWKMPETETNSIEATLPFLLKHEEQKDAGGFLLEYLEAHTDVSHGLFSTSEIEVNFGKEPLPKSSCDLLDGCPDHITCFRFNVRVWLAPFDFGVKQQVELRFRPAKVHPQFLETVLIITRESGEVGAWKRLNKDFINAIRKQFLIWRSLDPEKQQSFRDKIPEMMAFGFTGLNTKKTLADL